The Aspergillus luchuensis IFO 4308 DNA, chromosome 7, nearly complete sequence genome has a segment encoding these proteins:
- the ATG6 gene encoding beclin 1 (BUSCO:EOG09262FJB;~COG:T;~EggNog:ENOG410PI06;~InterPro:IPR041691,IPR007243,IPR038274,IPR040455;~PFAM:PF17675,PF04111;~go_process: GO:0006914 - autophagy [Evidence IEA]) has product MYCQKCRTPLKLDGSLESLNPAAFDLLIGSTGRSLPDHGTHSSSRPSYPQERRELYDRASKHATSPVYRRSVPAPRQASSSQTNPPRLGRGDSGNMSFVMLTESQVGPPHGMPGPSSDNPANSKLPASTQSNDRGSDDASFADQVERTSRLFDIISARSDIDHPICTECTEMLVDGLQQRLADATKERDAYISFLRNLNSSVPTAEELEAAQKSLQETLDAEKLAFEELLALEAEKSVLDEEIAGLEEEARQLDLEEEKFWRDRNSFALTLSDFQNERDALNMKYDHDSRQLERLQRTNVYNDAFCIGHDGYFGTINGLRLGRLANPSVDWPEINAAWGQTALLLATIADKLGFQFQGYQIKPMGSMSRIEKIEQSRPSPAQSALSGANAMSSAPPKITVLDLFSSGELPLNLPWLHRRFDAGMVAFLECLRQLGEFVEKTPAPVPSNRRGQANTTVPGLKLPYEIKRDKIGDASIKLGFNQNDETWTRACKYTLTCCKFLLAHASNVASAGSSNSAAVAAAAVAAGEQAGMPTSNPTTK; this is encoded by the exons ATGTATTGCCAGAAGTGCCGGACTCCCTTGAAGTTGGATGGCTCTCTCGAGTCCCTCAACCCCGCCGCCTTCGACCTGCTGATCG GCTCAACAGGTAGATCTCTGCCGGACCATGGCACTCATTCATCATCCCGACCTTCCTACCCCCAAGAGCGACGAGAGCTTTACGACCGGGCCTCTAAACATGCTACATCACCGGTATATCGGAGATCTGTTCCAGCTCCCCGCCAGGCAAGCAGTAGCCAGACCAACCCTCCAAGGCTGGGCCGAGGGGACAGTGGTAACATGTCCTTTGTGATGCTCACGGAGTCTCAAGTTGGGCCGCCACATGGAATGCCCGGTCCTAGCAGTGATAATCCCGCGAACAGTAAGCTGCCGGCCAGCACACAGTCCAATGATCGCGGATCGGACGACGCATCATTCGCAGATCAAGTCGAACGAACAAGTCGGCTGTTTGATATAATCTCCGCGCGATCCGACATTGACCATCCCATTTGCACCGAATGTACAGAGATGCTCGTGGACGGTTTACAGCAACGACTAGCAGATGCCACAAAGGAGCGGGATGCATACATCTCATTCTTGCGAAACCTAAACTCCTCTGTCCCCACAGCTGAAGAGCTCGAGGCGGCCCAGAAGTCGCTACAGGAGACCttggatgcggagaagctcGCCTTTGAAGAACTCCTTGCGTTGGAAGCAGAAAAGTCAGTtttggatgaagaaatcgccggcctggaggaggaagcccGTCAATTGGATCTTGAAGAGGAAAAGTTCTGGCGTGATCGCAATTCATTTGCGTTGACCCTCTCCGATTTTCAGAACGAACGCGATGCGCTAAATATGAAATACGACCATGACTCTCGCCAGCTTGAAAGATTACAAAGGACCAATGTGTACAATGACGCTTTCTGCATCGGTCACGATGGCTACTTTGGAACGATCAACGGGTTGCGGCTTGGTCGATTGGCTAACCCATCGGTGGACTGGCCCGAGATCAATGCTGCTTGGGGTCAGACAGCGCTCCTCCTAGCAACCATCGCCGACAAGTTAGGCTTCCAGTTCCAAGGGTACCAGATCAAGCCAATGGGATCTATGTCTAGAATAGAGAAGATCGAACAGTCTCGACCGTCCCCGGCTCAGTCGGCGCTGAGTGGAGCAAATGCGATGTCATCCGCACCGCCCAAGATCACCGTCCTCGACCTGTTCTCCTCGGGCGAGCTGCCCCTAAATCTACCTTGGCTTCACCGCCGGTTTGATGCAGGCATGGTGGCGTTTCTGGAATGTTTACGTCAACTAGGTGAATTTGTGGAGAAGACGCCGGCGCCTGTGCCCTCAAACCGCCGGGGTCAGGCTAACACTACAGTGCCCGGATTGAAGCTTCCATACGAGATCAAGCGCGACAAGATTGGCGACGCCAGTATCAAGCTTGGCTTCAACCAGAACGACGAAACTTGGACCCGTGCATGCAAATACACCCTGACCTGTTGTAAATTCCTGCTGGCGCATGCGAGTAACGTTGCTAGCGCGGGTTCCAGTAATTCTGCTGccgtcgcagcagcagcagttgcaGCTGGCGAACAAGCCGGGATGCCTACGTCTAACCCTACGACCAAATGA
- a CDS encoding Clr5 domain-containing protein (COG:S;~EggNog:ENOG410PTYT;~InterPro:IPR025676;~PFAM:PF14420), with protein MMEGSIPPPSTTTTSTTSSITTIPTSSSSTVFRPRKSEDWNEYRTAIESLYRDNQLKLRDVKRIMERDYNFVASEKQYKDRLAAWHVRKNIKAKEVHVMIRKQQKRAARGKQTGFRVAGQEVDSKRISRFVRRYGSNMEANNSREDPPHSPQGHQIIQPVQPVQPIQATSPEPETPSDMSYFTPPPEERAMTLSPSTETPSHFHDDPPEPVRNPGIGSARSLSVSSGTMTNDITKPMTDGVQGPDGWMTLEMFQEKLLKLSRTLDQSMSRFVPAEDRSHQPSNSDQHSRSIGQ; from the exons ATGATGGAGGGTTCTATTCCGCCGCCgtccaccacgaccacctccaccacctcctccatcacTACCAttccaacctcctcttcatcaaccGTTTTCCGACCCCGCAAATCAGAAGATTGGAATGAGTATCGCACGGCTATCGAGAGTCTCTACCGAGACAATCAGCTCAAGCTCCGTGATGTGAAGAGGATCATGGAGCGTGACTATAACTTTGTTGCATC AGAAAAACAATACAAAGATCGCCTGGCTGCATGGCATGTCCGCAAGAATATCAAGGCCAAAGAAGTCCATGTCATGATCCGAAAGCAACAGAAACGAGCGGCCCGAGGCAAGCAAACAGGTTTTCGTGTTGCTGGGCAGGAAGTCGACTCCAAACGCATCTCACGCTTTGTCCGTAGATATGGATCGAACATGGAGGCCAATAATTCCCGCGAGGACCCTCCGCACAGTCCTCAGGGCCATCAGATCATCCAGCCCGTCCAGCCCGTCCAGCCGATCCAGGCAACAAGCCCCGAACCAG AAACTCCCTCCGATATGAGCTATTTTACCCCACCGCCAGAGGAACGAGCAATGACATTATCACCTTCAACAGAAACACCGTCACATTTCC ATGACGATCCACCCGAACCAGTTCGTAATCCAGGAATTGGCAGCGCGCGATCTTTATCAGTCTCATCCGGAACTATGACCAACGACATAACGAAACCAATGACTGACGGGGTCCAGGGGCCAGATGGCTGGATGACCCTCGAGATGTTTCAGGAAAAGCTTTTGAAGCTTTCGAGAACTctcgatcaatcaatgtcCCGATTTGTTCCTGCCGAGGATCGCAGCCACCAGCCCTCCAATTCTGACCAGCATTCTCGCTCAATCGGGcagtga
- the pex13 gene encoding peroxin PEX13 (COG:U;~EggNog:ENOG410PFZY;~InterPro:IPR035463,IPR036028,IPR001452,IPR007223;~PFAM:PF04088,PF00018,PF07653;~TransMembrane:1 (o274-296i);~go_component: GO:0005777 - peroxisome [Evidence IEA];~go_component: GO:0016021 - integral component of membrane [Evidence IEA];~go_function: GO:0005515 - protein binding [Evidence IEA];~go_process: GO:0016560 - protein import into peroxisome matrix, docking [Evidence IEA]), which translates to MASVSPPKPWERAGAAAGSPALTTSSAATPTASSAMTASSTTPTAAASASAPTATASSTSTAPDLPSRPNTLNSVVNRTASNYSPYSASRFGASPYGGYGSYSSPYSRFGTMGSMYGGYGGMGGYGGMYGGMGGMGGMYGGMPGDPNDPNSLTNSFSQSTQATFQMIESIVGAFGGFAQMLESTYMATHSSFFAMVSVAEQFGNLRNTLGSALGIFTIIRWFKTLIAKITGRPPPADATALTPSAFAAFLSGRSSPATLPDGTPAPPKPSKKPFFMFLIAVFGLPYLMGKLIKALARSQEERRQLMLGPNGEPVQGQGAPLDPSKLDFCRVLYDYTPEAQESSGIDLAVKKGDIVAVLSKSDPMGNASEWWRCRARDGRVGYLPGPYLETIQRRPQQQAITSGSEAGSRSNSMQASASEEIAAEAKKPELKGKMGDISPESFQKSAFYS; encoded by the exons ATGGCGTCCGTTTCGCCACCCAAACCGTGGGAGAGGgcaggcgctgctgctg GGTCTCCTGCTTTGACAACATCATCGGCGGCTACTCCGACCGCCTCATCCGCGATGACGGCCAGTTCGACTACTCCGACCGCGGCCGCCAGCGCCTCGGCCCCCACAGCCACAGCATCCTCGACATCTACTGCTCCCGATTTACCGTCTCGTCCTAATACCTTGAATTCCGTTGTCAATCGCACCGCCTCCAATTATTCTCCCTACTCGGCCTCCCGGTTCGGCGCCAGTCCTTACGGCGGCTACGGAAGCTACTCGTCGCCGTACTCCCGCTTCGGCACCATGGGCTCCATGTACGGAGGCTACGGTGGCATGGGAGGCTATGGCGGCATGTATGGTGGTATGGGAGGCATGGGAGGGATGTACGGCGGGATGCCCGGTGATCCCAACGATCCCAACAGCCTGACGAATTCATTCAGCCAAAGCACTCAAGCTACGTTTCAGATGATCGAGAGTATCGTGGGTGCGTTTGGAGGATTCGCTCAAATGCTGGAGAGCACATACATGGCGACTCACAGCTCCTTCTTTG CCATGGTCTCCGTAGCCGAGCAGTTCGGCAACCTCCGAAACACGCTTGGCTCCGCCCTCGgtatcttcaccatcatccgCTGGTTCAAGACCTTGATCGCGAAGATCACCGGTCGTCCCCCGCCGGCTGATGCTACCGCACTCACTCCGTCCGCCTTTGCAGCATTCCTCAGCGGCCGCTCCTCCCCCGCCACCCTGCCGGATGGCACTCCCGCTCCCCCCAAGCCCTCTAAGAAGCCGTTCTTCATGTTCCTTATCGCCGTCTTCGGTCTTCCCTACTTGATGGGCAAGCTGATCAAGGCTCTTGCTCGGTCGCAAGAGGAGCGTCGCCAGCTGATGCTGGGTCCAAATGGGGAGCCCGTGCAGGGCCAGGGTGCACCGCTCGACCCTTCCAAGCTTGACTTCTGCCGTGTGCTCTACGACTACACACCTGAAGCCCAGGAGAGCTCCGGCATCGACCTGGCCGTGAAGAAGGGCGACATCGTCGCTGTCCTTAGTAAATCCGATCCGATGGGTAATGCCTCGGAGTGGTGGCGTTGCCGTGCCCGTGATGGCCGCGTCGGTTATCTGCCCGGGCCGTACCTGGAGACCATCCAGCGCCGCCCGCAACAGCAAGCGATCACCTCGGGCAGCGAAGCTGGCAGTCGCAGCAACTCGATGCAGGCGAGCGCGTCTGAGGAGATCGCCGCGGAGGCTAAGAAGCCCGAACTGAAGGGCAAGATGGGTGATATTTCGCCCGAGAGCTTCCAGAAGAGCGCTTTCTACTCATAA